The genomic segment CGGTAGTGCTCAGTATTCCGTCTCCCCACAACAGGCCGAGCTTTGTTTAGACCTTTGTTAAATGGCTACTTCCAACAGAAATTAAACAAAAAATCCTTTATAATCAACGACTTGCACGCACCGATCTAGATTTTAACATGGTTCGATCACGGGTTAGCTTTGTTAAACAGTCGACTTGCCCACTGTATGCCACGCCGCCTGTCCCCGGCTACCCCGGTTCTCTATTCTTCCATTGCGAGCTAACTCCGCCATCAGGTTAAGTACCTTGGCTCTTTTCTGCTTCTCGTTCAACACCTCCGGCAGTTTGTCGAGGAGCTTGGCGACGCCCGCAGCGATGAGGAGATTCGGGTAGCGTCCCTCCCCCAATCCCGCTTTTTTATGCAGCTCGTCCAGGTAGGCACTTCGTGTCGGATTTGCTGGTGCGCGCCGGAACGGGTGCCGGGTTCGTCTACGAAACATACCTCCTCGGGCCTCGCATTCTTGCTTACGGCGAAAAGCCGCAGCTCGGGGACGCAATCGACGTTGCTTCGTTGCAGTTGGACAAGGTTCGTCCGAAGAACAACGAGGTGATTTACGACCGGACCCGCTTCGTTCTCCACTTGAACGGAATGCGATGGACCGGCACCCCCGCCGGCCAGTCTGCAACCAACGCGGAGCTTTCTGCATTCGCAAGCTGGTCCTTGGTCTACACCACGGCGAACCGGGTTGGGGCCACTTGCATCCTTACCAACGGGTAAGGCTGGATTTCTCCCTCCACATTGCAGGCATAGCGTGTGGGGGGAGGTTTCGAGAACCGAGAGAACGGCTGTGGTGGCCGTTCCTTGGAGCGCGGTCGGTGTCCTGGGTCTTTTACCCAACTGGTTTCGGACCCAGTTGGTTTCTTCCAGGGCACTGTCTTAGGCCGGGGTGGTCATGACTGGCATCATGGGTGCCCCGGCCTTACTTTCGTGAATCCTTGTCCTGCGATGGGAACTCAATAGCTGGCACCGCTCCCAGCGGTATCGACACTACCCTTGGCTTCCCGGTCATGACCGTTATAAGGCGCAACGGATGGGGTCTGTAACTGAAACCTGAGCATTCAAAGGCTCCTCAAGCCTCCGCAATGAAAGCACGACCAGTCTACTTGATCTGAACAATTCGGAAATACAGTCCCGTTTCGGAGGTATCGAAGCCCTTCGTCAATTGTTCTGTTTCAGCGATGAAGGTCCCACCAACAGGAACCCAATTTCTTAAATCGCTAGATGTTAGCAACTGATATTCACTGCCAAGAGTCAGTTCAAGATCCACTTCGACCTGCTTCACGCGAATGGCAAGGGCAGGCGGCTTCGCAGGTGTTGGGATCCGGATGGTGGGCGCGTTTGTATATCCGATCCCCGCGTTTGTCACCCTAATGGCTGTCACGACGCCGTTCTCTACTGTGGCGCTTGCACTAGCTCCGGTTCCACCGCCGCCGATGATATCGATCCTCGGGGCATTCGTGTAGCCGTATCCCCTATCTATGAGCTCGATACCAACGACGAAGCCATTCACGATGTCCGCCTCAGCTGTGGCGCGATGAATTCTGGTACTGAAGAGTGCCATTGTTCCCGAGCCCTTAGCTGTGATCGCCTGGACGCCGAACAGGCCACCTGGGGGCTTCACCAGTTCGCTTCCGTTCGCGCCCCAAACCCTGACCGTGCCATCCACCAACAGGGCGACGGTGTGATTCTCGCCCGCGGCGATAGCTATAACCTCCCCCAAATCTTGGGGAACTCTTGTTTGTCCCTGATCGTCCCAGCCCCAGCACACCACCTTGCCATTGGTTTTGAGGGCGACTGAATGATTGCCGCCAGCGGCGATCGCTTTGACATCCCTCAGCCCAACCGGCACCGAAATCGCACCAAAAGTGCTAGCCCCCCAAGCCACTACGGTGCCTTCCTTTTTGAGTGCCAAACTATGCGAACCGCCCGCGGCGATGCCAGCAACTCCATGGAGTCCTTCAGGAGGGTTTGCTTCTCCTGAATCATTTCTACCCCAACAAACCACGCTCCCATCCTGTCGGAGAGCTATCGTATGGAACCCCCCAGCGGAAATGGCTGTAATGCCCGAAGCTGACTGCGACGTTAGGCCGTATCCGCTAAAACCCCAAGATACCACCACACCGGATCGCCTCAATGCGACGCTATGGGCGCTGCCTGCGGAGATTGCAACAACGTCGGTGAGGCTCCCTGGCACGCTGGTCTGCCCATTTCCGGAGACTCCCCAGGCTCTCACTGTGCCGTCGCGGGAGAGAGCTAAGGTGTGACTTCCCCCGAGCGCGACCGCAATCGGGTCGACCAGGTCGGCCGGTATCGAAAGCTGCCCCTGTGAGTTATTTCCCCAGGCAGCTATACTGAGTGGAGCAGAAACGCACTTGGTCTCAACCATCGCGTGAACAATCAGGCTGATCAGGAGTGTGGCGAAGGATCGTTTTGTTGAAATGAAGATGTGGGCGGTCATACGTCTTGGCGTTACCATTTGGAGAAGCTTAATCGATATATTCTCTGCTCCACTCGGGCAACAAAAAACCGCCACAGGCTTCCTTGGTTCGATTTGAGTGTTACAACGCTGGCGCCAGGTTCTCAAAGTCCCTCAACATTTGCCTGCTGCCTCCAACCGCTCCCGGCGAGCGGTGATGACTGTTGTCAGGAGGAACTCTTGAACCGAGTCTACCGCGTTTTTGCTCTAAGCTTCCTCATTGGGAACATTGGTTTGCTCTTCTGACTCTCCTCCATATGGGAAAGCGCTTTCCGCTTCCTGAAGAATTTGATTAACGAACCTCGCGCCCGTCTCGCTCAGAGCATATCCTTCGCGCTTATCAATCATTAGGCCCATAGCGACCAGCTCGTGTCCTGGTTCAATTTGACTGTCGGACTCCATTTGCAGATCAGCGTTTAGGATGTTATCGAACCGAGCGTATAAAAGGAGATGAAGCAGGGTCAGAGGGCTTTCTGGACCGACAATAGGCCTAAGATCCCTGCAAGCTCTTTTCAAGATTGGGTCAGTGTCCGAGTGGTTTTCACCGTCCACTCTCGAAACTTTCATCCCTAGAAGCTTCTGTTTCAGGTGCTCGTAGTCCCAACCTACAAATTCGGCTTTTGTTAGTCTCAACTTCGCGACCTCTTCCCTGAGCTCTCGATTTTCTTTGCCGAGCGCCGATAATTCGGTGGCCAATTTGGGAAGGTCTACCGAGCTATCAGCCCTGATCCACCCTTTTAAAGTCGGATCCGAATCCAGGGTGGAAAGGGTCTGTATCACCCGTAGCTGTATGTCCTTAACATCCGACCACTCACGCACGATTCTGCCTTGCTTGGCCTTGACGATAAACTCCCGCAACTTGGTAGGATTGTTCTCTTCTCTGTTTGCCTTCTTCGATTTGCGCTTATCTGCGGCAGTATCTGAAACGACAAGTACGAAATGTCTCTTGGATTGCGCCACCGCATAGTCGTACTCAAGCTCTGTGTAGGATTTATTCGATCCTTGATCAATCGAACCATATCGCGTTCCGATGATTAACAGGTAGACGTCTGATTCATCAATCCAACGCCTGATAAGCTTCATCTGCTCTTCATCGCCCGCCGCGAACAGCTCCATTCCGGCTGGGATGTGACCCGCCGTGAGGATCGCCTCGACGGCGGCTTGACGCTCTTCAATCAAGTCAAGGTAAGTCGAGGAAACAAAAACCTGTAGTTTACGTTTTTGCATGAGTCTTAGCTGTGTCCTTTTCGATACAGCTACACTTCGAACAACTTTGGACCATTGCAACAAAAAAACCGCTCCAGGTTTCCCCAGGGCGGTTTGATTGGTTCCAGGTTCTACTAGGCTGCTTTCA from the Verrucomicrobiales bacterium genome contains:
- a CDS encoding DUF4062 domain-containing protein, which produces MQKRKLQVFVSSTYLDLIEERQAAVEAILTAGHIPAGMELFAAGDEEQMKLIRRWIDESDVYLLIIGTRYGSIDQGSNKSYTELEYDYAVAQSKRHFVLVVSDTAADKRKSKKANREENNPTKLREFIVKAKQGRIVREWSDVKDIQLRVIQTLSTLDSDPTLKGWIRADSSVDLPKLATELSALGKENRELREEVAKLRLTKAEFVGWDYEHLKQKLLGMKVSRVDGENHSDTDPILKRACRDLRPIVGPESPLTLLHLLLYARFDNILNADLQMESDSQIEPGHELVAMGLMIDKREGYALSETGARFVNQILQEAESAFPYGGESEEQTNVPNEEA